A window of Nocardiopsis sp. Huas11 genomic DNA:
TGGCACTGCACTGGCTGCTGGACGCGCCCCTGTTCGGGAACACGGTCCCGGCCGTCCTGGCCAAGGTCCTGGTGATCTTCACCGCCACGATGCTGGTCTACCTCACCGCCCGCCGGGACCACCGCCGCCGTGTGCGGGCCGCCCTGGCCGCCCAGGGCGCCGCCGCGGGCGTGCCCCCCTCGGCCGCCCTGGCCCTGGCCACCCGCGGCGGCCGCCGCCGCGAACGACGGCGCAGCGCCCCCGGCGACCTGGACCTGGTCCGCGAGCGCCAGCGGCAGATGCTCGACGACGCCGAGGACAGCGCCGCCCACCGCGACCCCGCCTGAGGCGGACCCGAAGGCGAGCAGGCGAAGGACCCAGGAGCCACGGGTCGGGAGGGATCCGCTCAGGGGCGGATCCACCGGTGCAGCAGCGTTCCCCCGCCCTCCAGGAGCAGCCGCGGCACCAGGACCTGGTCCACACCCGCACCCGCCGTGATGCGCTGCTCCACCCCCGCCGCCAGCACCGGCACGACGGTCAGGCACAGCTCGTCCAGCACCCCCTCGGCCGCCACGTCACGCAACAGCCGGGGCCCGCCCTCGCACAGGACGCGAGGCATCCCCCGCTCACGCAACGCCTCCACCGCCGCGAACAGGTCGACCTCCGCCTCGCCCAGCACCAGCACCCGCTCGGCGCCCAGCACCGCACGCGCCCGCTCCAGCGCCTCCTCACCCGCCTCCTGGCAGGTCAGCATCCACACCTGGCCACGATCGGGCTCCGGAGCCGCCAGCAGCGGCGGCACGTGCGCACTGCGCGAGACCACCGCCAGCGCAGGATGCGCGGCGCGCCCCTGCGCCAGGGCCCGCGCACGCCGCTGCGCGCCGCGCGGCCCGGGCCGGCGGTAACCCTCCGCGCGCGCCGTCCCGGCGCCCACCAGCACCACGTCGGCCAGATCCCGCAACAGCGTGAACACGACCAGGTCGGCCTCGGTGTTGATGGTCCCGGT
This region includes:
- a CDS encoding pyrimidine reductase family protein, which translates into the protein MVVRVLMNEVAPGAAGPGDVVADAVLEELYAYPDTGARAWVRANMVATIDGAAAGNDGRTGTINTEADLVVFTLLRDLADVVLVGAGTARAEGYRRPGPRGAQRRARALAQGRAAHPALAVVSRSAHVPPLLAAPEPDRGQVWMLTCQEAGEEALERARAVLGAERVLVLGEAEVDLFAAVEALRERGMPRVLCEGGPRLLRDVAAEGVLDELCLTVVPVLAAGVEQRITAGAGVDQVLVPRLLLEGGGTLLHRWIRP